GCCTTCGAGAGCCGCGCGGGCGGTGCGGCGGTCGAGTTCTTCAGGAAAACTCCGGCCACGGACTGGGCGCTGGTGGATTCTGCCACCGGCAGCCAGTGGAACTTCCAGGGTTGCG
This sequence is a window from Terriglobales bacterium. Protein-coding genes within it:
- a CDS encoding DUF3179 domain-containing (seleno)protein yields the protein AFESRAGGAAVEFFRKTPATDWALVDSATGSQWNFQGCAVSGSAKGQCLEPLPLLREYWFDWRQYHPATTVYRRR